A part of Nitrososphaerales archaeon genomic DNA contains:
- a CDS encoding magnesium transporter CorA family protein, with protein MKKLEQVSCEGVTWINIEKPTREDIEALAQYYPFHRLDLEDCLSKIQLTKIDEYEDYLFIILHFPIIDDSTGMVRSSQVSIFLGKDYLVTIHQGDLKPLINNYRICKIDESRREKMVIKGSVYILYQIIDSLVDDIFPTLNKLMEELYQIEDKVFDEKVEAVREVTFLRRKIADLRRIIFPLRRVMKELTIKVQRFSRQDISNYFDDINDHIEKIWETLEECKETIEIYKDTDFILATEKTNKILALLTIVFTLSIPATVIATFYGMNIPLPGGIETGPWTFLGPYTTLIIITIISIIPALVMLVIFRRLGWI; from the coding sequence ATGAAAAAATTAGAACAGGTAAGTTGTGAAGGGGTTACATGGATAAATATTGAAAAACCTACGCGTGAAGATATCGAAGCATTAGCTCAATACTACCCATTTCATCGATTGGATCTTGAAGATTGCCTTTCAAAGATCCAACTTACCAAAATCGATGAGTATGAAGATTATTTGTTCATCATACTCCATTTTCCCATTATAGATGATTCAACGGGGATGGTCCGATCGAGCCAAGTATCTATCTTTTTAGGTAAAGATTACTTGGTCACGATCCATCAGGGCGATCTTAAACCCCTGATAAATAATTACCGAATATGCAAGATCGATGAGAGTAGACGTGAAAAGATGGTCATCAAGGGATCTGTGTATATTCTTTACCAAATAATCGACAGTTTGGTGGATGATATCTTCCCTACATTAAATAAACTCATGGAAGAGCTGTATCAGATTGAAGATAAAGTCTTTGACGAAAAGGTTGAAGCGGTCCGTGAAGTTACATTTTTAAGGCGTAAGATTGCGGATTTGAGGAGGATTATATTCCCTCTGAGAAGGGTGATGAAGGAGTTAACGATAAAGGTACAGAGGTTTTCTAGACAGGATATCTCAAACTACTTTGATGATATAAATGACCATATTGAGAAAATCTGGGAGACACTCGAGGAATGTAAAGAAACTATAGAGATTTACAAAGATACAGACTTTATACTCGCTACAGAGAAGACCAATAAGATCCTTGCCCTCCTCACAATAGTCTTCACTTTGTCCATTCCAGCTACAGTGATAGCCACTTTTTATGGAATGAATATCCCTCTACCGGGCGGAATTGAGACAGGGCCTTGGACCTTTCTTGGCCCTTATACAACTCTAATCATAATAACTATCATATCGATAATCCCCGCTCTGGTAATGCTTGTGATCTTTCGCCGCTTGGGTTGGATTTGA
- a CDS encoding Hsp20/alpha crystallin family protein, which yields MSEEEERKKVPIKKEGITAPGRPTPLDMFEAFDDLLEDFRRTFRSFVRPWKPWRWSALERFMPELPTREAYADIIDTGKEFHVCVEMPGIPKDKIDITVTKDGIEIFAETEAEKEEKEKNFIHRERSYSRIYKKLTFPEEVIPEEAEATLKNGLLEVRIPKKVPKEVKKYKVEIK from the coding sequence ATGAGTGAAGAAGAGGAGAGGAAGAAGGTTCCTATAAAGAAAGAGGGAATAACTGCACCAGGAAGGCCCACCCCTCTTGATATGTTTGAGGCATTCGATGATTTGCTCGAAGACTTCCGAAGGACCTTTAGATCCTTCGTGAGGCCTTGGAAGCCGTGGCGATGGAGTGCTCTTGAGCGATTCATGCCAGAACTCCCCACGAGAGAGGCTTACGCAGATATCATCGATACTGGAAAAGAGTTTCATGTGTGTGTTGAAATGCCAGGCATTCCTAAAGATAAGATAGATATAACGGTCACCAAGGATGGAATAGAGATCTTCGCTGAAACCGAGGCGGAAAAGGAGGAGAAGGAGAAGAATTTTATCCATAGGGAGAGGAGTTATTCAAGAATCTACAAGAAGCTCACATTCCCAGAAGAAGTCATACCGGAAGAAGCGGAAGCTACATTGAAGAATGGTTTACTCGAAGTTAGAATACCGAAGAAGGTTCCTAAAGAGGTTAAGAAATATAAGGTGGAGATTAAATAA
- a CDS encoding GDP-mannose 4,6-dehydratase produces the protein MKVLVTGASGFIGRHLVKYLRDRGFTVIDLDLRSSTIIGDVTDWSFVSSLEHLDFNSIVHLAAMVEIKDSLSDMYGCYRVNSFGTLNLLELAFKKKVERFVYASSANVYGLPLELPVKETTPFNPRTPYDYSKVISEYLVQSYYTNRELPIVILRSWKLFGEYENENKVIPRFIKSCLLNQPITLYNGGRDTTDPYYILNYCYAVELALTKDEAVGEAFNVGTGNELSIKDIAENIKKLTNSKSELQFLPPRTPREEIPMRSYPSIEKIKSRLGYRPIVDFVEGLERTIRWMSERLNLK, from the coding sequence TTGAAGGTTCTGGTAACTGGTGCTAGCGGTTTCATCGGTAGACATTTAGTGAAGTATTTAAGAGATCGTGGCTTTACAGTTATAGATCTAGATTTAAGATCCTCAACGATAATCGGTGATGTAACCGATTGGAGCTTTGTATCATCTTTAGAGCATTTAGATTTTAATAGCATAGTCCACCTTGCAGCGATGGTAGAGATTAAGGATAGTTTGAGCGATATGTATGGGTGCTATCGGGTAAATAGTTTTGGCACACTCAATCTACTCGAATTGGCTTTTAAGAAGAAAGTTGAAAGATTCGTATACGCGAGTAGTGCGAATGTATATGGATTACCATTGGAGCTCCCGGTGAAGGAGACCACACCCTTCAATCCACGGACTCCCTACGACTATTCGAAGGTTATAAGCGAGTATCTGGTTCAAAGCTACTACACCAACAGGGAGTTACCGATCGTAATACTGAGGAGTTGGAAGCTCTTTGGAGAGTATGAAAATGAAAATAAGGTCATTCCACGCTTTATAAAGTCCTGTTTATTGAATCAACCCATCACTCTTTATAATGGCGGAAGGGATACTACAGACCCTTACTACATCTTGAATTACTGTTACGCCGTAGAGTTGGCCCTTACGAAGGATGAAGCAGTGGGCGAGGCTTTTAACGTGGGTACGGGTAATGAGCTATCTATAAAAGATATTGCTGAAAATATTAAGAAACTCACCAACTCTAAATCGGAGCTTCAATTTTTGCCTCCCAGAACTCCAAGAGAAGAAATCCCTATGAGGAGTTATCCATCGATCGAAAAGATAAAGTCGAGACTGGGTTATAGGCCGATAGTGGACTT